atgtcaactgcagttattgaattcacagtttctctccctttgatttctacttctcaggtgagggtgctgtttaggtaagggtgtgatgtctgtgcaaaaacaaaacaggctattttaaatcacccatattgaaaaaaaattgaacaattagacaccctataacccacacctacacactcatgaatcaatctgattgatggattgtgttgtgcagtaaacaggctcaGGTGTTTAACTGTGGATCCTTCCACcatcaaagaataggcaagagggccaaccatggagaatagtaagacacttcattatttctataactacgttATATTGTTTTTCCTTGttggtccgttcatgtttttcagcataaagtactctgcagccacttagtgtggtatggacaccaggtgaggccacacagagattcctgttgaacactgtcgctttaactaccttattttctcaataacagtctctctccttcacttcatccctctctcctcttctccctaaatcctctaggttatatcagctgtgtcggtgaactcctcctgcatctgaactggctacatagagggcacagcatgatcagaggtgagaggtcacctggtcaggtcaacaggaagtattattaaagagatgctttacattgaaatacagatagagatgcagtagtcccagagttaatgatcccaggtcagtttatattatacaggaagtattattaaagagatgctttacattgaaatacagatagagatgcagtagtcccagagttaatgatcccaggtcagtttatattatacaggaagtattattaaagagatgctttacattgaaatacagatagagatgcagtagtcccagagttaatgatcccaggtcagtttatattatacagtaagtattattaaagagatgctttacattgaaatacagatagagatgcagtagtcccagagttaatgatcccaggtcagtttatattatgcaggaagtattattaaagagatgctttacatcgctccacaggtaatattacacttctttacattacaacggtttggtttgtttgatctgagcaatttttcttagctatcaaagataattgtgtagttttgagtaattagagtaattatcaaggctagctattttttcgtcctcctaacgtagtcaacactgctagctgctagctagtcatcactgctagctagccaatcgctaccctctcccccagggcctctaaccctctcccccagggcctctaacctctaaccctctcccccagggcctctaaccctctcccccagggcccctgatctctaaccctctcccctctaacctctaaccctctcccccagggcctctaaccctctcccccagggtctctaaccctctcccccagggcccctgatctctaaccctctcccccagggcctctgaacctctcccccagggcctttaaccctctcccccagggcatctggcctctaaccctctcccccagggcctctaaactctaaccctctcccccagggcctctaacctctaaccctctcccccagggcctctaaccctctatcccagggcctctaaccctctcccccagggcctcTAACCTCTACCCTTCTCCCCCAGGCCCACCTGAAGCGTCAGCATCTGTCAGCGTTCTGCCATCTGATTTCTGACCCCCGGGCGCAGTACTACTGCCGTGAGGTGAGACGGAGAGCAGCGGGACGCTCTAACAGGACCCGGGTTCTCAACCAACGCTACGCCGCCCTCAGGGAGCTGCAGAGGGGTGAGCCGAGCAACCAATCACAGACCCTGGTACTCAGTCTAGCAACCAATCACAGACCCTGGGACTCAGCCTAGCAACCAATCACAAACCCCCTGGTACTCAGCCTAGCAACCAATCACAGACACCCTGGTACTCAGCCTAGCAACCAATCACAGACACCCTGGTACTCAGTCTTCAGCACCAATCACAGACCCTGATACTCAGCCTAGCAACCAATCAGAGACCCTGATAATAAGGCAGtagtgtcatacttgagtaaaagtgaagataccttaatagaaaatgactcaagtgaaagtcacccagtaaaaatactacttgagtaaaagtctaaaagtgtttggttttaaatagactaaaatatattttaacaattgcgtttacttttgatacttgagtataaaaaagtaaaagtataaataatttcaaattctttatactAAGCAAATCAGATGGCGCCAGGGGCACACGCCAACACTCAGAcgacatttacaaacaaaacgtgtgtttagtgagtcctccagatcagaggcagtagagatgaccagggatgttctctgtttagtgagtcctccagatcagaggcagtagggatgaccagggatgttctctgtttagtgagtcctccagatcagaggcagtatggacaaccagggatgttctctgtttagtgagtccaccagatcagaggcagtagggatgttctctgtttagtgagtcctccagatcagaggcagtagggatcaaatcaaatttcaaataaaatgtatttacatagcccttcttacatcagttgatatctcaaagtgctgtacagaaacccaggctaaaaccccaaacagcaagcaatgcaggtgtagaagcacggtggctaggaaaaactccctagaaaggccagaacctaggaagaaacctagagaggaaccaggctatgaggggtggccagtcctcttctggctgtgccgggtggagattataacagcacatggcctagatgtttaaatgttcataaatgaccagtattgtcaaataataataatcatagtagttgtcgagggtgcaacaagtcagtaacacaagagtaagtgtcagttggctttttcatagccgatcattgagagtatctctaccgctcctgctgtctctagagagttgaaaacagcaggtctgggacaggtagcacgtccggtgaacaggtcagggttccagcaggtctgggacaacaggtctgggacaggtagcacgtccggtgaataggtcagggttccagcaggtctgggacaacaggtctgggacaggtagcacgtccggtgaacaggtcagggttccatagctgcaggcagaacagttggaactggagcagcagcacggccaggtgaactggggacagcaaggagtcatcaagccaagtagtcctgaggcatggtcctagggctcaggtcctccgagagagagagagaaagaaagaaagagaaagagagaattagagagagcattttTAAATTCACACATGTCTCTAATCCCCCCCAGAGGGCCAGTACTTCAGCGAGGACCAGATGAGAAGCCGGGAGCCCCTACTGTATGAACAGTACATCGGCCAATACCTGACTGAGGAGCAGCTGTTACATCGCTCCCTCGAGGCCATGCAGGGAGGAGCAGGGGAGGAGCGGGGCCCGGGGGGAGCAGAGGGGGGACTGGCCCACCTCCTCCTCAACTCCTACCAGGAGAGACTGATCCAGAGCCGGATGCAGGAGGAGCAGGACAGGGAGGAGAACGCactggaggaggatgaggagggagaggaagagggtaaGACACACAGCATCACCAGACGTGTGTTCAACAAGGAAGTAGTTTGACGACATTCACTACAGTTGGCTAACAGTTTGAGAAGGTAGTCTGTAGCAAAGGTACGGGATTCACTATGGTTGGCTAACAGTTTGAGAAGGTAGTCTGTAGCGAAGGTAAGGGATTCACTATGGTTGGCTAACAGTTTGAGAAGGTAGTCAgcagcaaaggtaagggattcACTACGGTTGGCTAACAGTTTGAGAAGGTAAGGGATTCACTACGGGCTAATAGTTTGAGAAGGTAGTCTGCAGCGAAGGTAAGGGATTCACTACGGTTAGCTAACATTTAGAGAAGGTAGTCAGCAGCGAAGGTATGTGATTCACTACGGTTAGCAAACATTTTGAGAAGGTAGTCAGCAGCGAAGGTAAGGGATTCACTACGGTTGGCTAACAGTTTGAGAAGGTAGTCTGCAGCGAAGGTAAGGGATTCACTACGGTTGGCTAACAGTTTGCGAAGGTAGTCTGCAGCGAAGGTATGTGATTCACTACGGTTAGCTAACATTTTGAGAAGGTAGTCTGCAGCGAAGGTAAGGGATTCACTACGGTTAGCTAACATTTTGAGAAGGTAGTCTGCAGCGAAGGTAAGGGATTCACTATGGTTggctaacagtgtgtgtgtgtgtgtgtgtgtgtgtgtggtccctcCAGCTGGAGGGTTGGGAGCAGAGGGCTATGAACCAACACCCCAGGAGAAAGCACTGCTCAGGGACGAGTTCATCACTCTGATGTACCAACGCTTCCTGGACGGACACGACAAAGACTTTAACTACAAGTTAGTAGCTGGctaactaaattactaactgggtagactaactaaatgactaacagggttgactaCCTAAATGACTAACAGTGTTGACTAACTGAAtgactaacagggttgactaCCTAAATGACTAACAGTGTTGACTAACTAAAtgactaacagggttgactacctaaatgactaacagggttgactaCCTAAATGACTAACAGTGTTGACTAACTAAAtgactaacagggttgactacctaaatgactaacagggttgactaacagggttgactacctaaatgactaacagggttgactaacagggttgactacctaaatgactaacagggttgactaacagggttgactacctaaatgactaacagggttgactaacagggttgactacctaaatgactaacagggttgactacctaaatgactaacagggttgactaacagggttgactacctaaatgactaacagggttgactaactgaatgactaacagggttgactaacagggttgactacctaaatgactaacagggttgactacctaaatgactaacagggttgactacctaaatgactaacagggttgactaacagggttgactacctaaatcactaacagggttgactaacagggttgactacctaaatgactaacagggttgactaacagggttgactacctaaatgactaacagggttgactaacagggttgactacctaaatgactaacagggttgactaacagggttgactacctaaatgactaacagggttgactaactgaatgactaacagggttgactaacagggttgactacctaaatgactaacagggttgactacctaaatgactaacagggttgactacctaaatgactaacagggttgactaactgaatgactaacagggttgactaacagggttgactacctaaatgactaacagggttgactacctaaatgactaacagggttgactacctaaatgactaacagggttgactaactgaatgactaacagggttgactaacagggttgactacctaaatgactaacagggttgactacctaaatcactaacagggttgactaacagggttgactaACTGAATGACTAACTGGGTTGACTACCTAAATCACTAACAGGGTtgactaacagggttgactacctaaatcactaacagggttgactaacagggttgactacctaaatgactaacagggttgactaacagggttgactacctaaatgactaacagggttgactaactgaatgactaacagggttgactacctaaatgactaacagggttgactacctaaatgactaacagggttgactacctaaatgactaacagggttgactacctaaatgactaacagggttgactacctgaatgactaacagggttgactacctgaatgactaacagggttgactacctgaatgactaacagggttgactacctaaatgactaacagggttgactaACTGAATGAATGACTGACGAACCATCTACTTTACCAGCTGTGTTGCAGTGGACAGACTGAACTACTTTACCAGCTGTGTTGCAGTGGACAGACTGAACTACTTTACCAGCTGTGTTGCAGTGGACAGACTGAACTACTTTACcagctgtgttgtgttgcagtgAAGTGGATGGGAACCCCGACTACGACAACCTGGACATCGTCAACAGAGATGCAGAGGAGAAGTActtcgatgatgatgatgaagaggaggatgaggaggatgatgaggaggaagaggaggaggaggaagaggaggaggaggagatgactgtAGTTATGATGTCATGACAGCAGCTGTCATTTGGACTGTAAATACGATAGCTTCTGTAATAACTAAACTATGTTCCTACTCTTTCTGTTCTCATCACATTCATGTAATATTCAGTTTGTATGGATGGCAATAAATCATGTATGTTTACCTACGTTGTTAGTCAGTTTAACTAGTTCCTAACTAGTTCCTAGTTCTTGTTTGGACCCTGCTGACAACACTGGCCACTGAAGTATTTCTGAATGAGTCAGAGAGCtgattgtaactgagtcagagagctgattgtaactgagtcagagagctgattgtaactgagtcagagagctgattgtaactgagtcagagagctgattgtaactgagtcagagAGCTGATTGTAACTGAGTCAGCGACTCAATGAAGAGTTAGTATTTCTGAATGAGTCAGAGAGCTGATTGTAACTGAGTCAGCGACTCAATGAAGAGTTAGTATTTCTGAATGAGTCAGAGAGCTGATTTGTAACTGAGTCAGCAACTCAATGAAGAGTTAGTATCTCTGAATGAGGTCAGAGAGCTGATTTGTAGTATTTCAAAGGGCTGAAAACAGGTGGAAATTGTGTTCCAGGAGTGAAATCGGTTCCATTTTTATTTAGGAGGGATCTTTTCCGTTTCCATTAATGGCGGAGAACACGTTCAGGGATTGAAATTCAACTAGCAAATGAATCCTATAAATGAACAGTGCTCATGATTTCCCCGCCCATGTAATACCGCTCATTATGGTTCgccagaccagtcttctattcaaccaataaggcacgagggggtgtgatatatggccaatataccacggctaagggttgttctacatccggtccggagcgagcagtcgcacttcgcttcgctccacaggtaatattacacttctttacattacaacggtttggtttgtttgatctgaacaattttttcttagctatcaaagataattgtgtagtttagagtaattagagtaattatcgaggagtaattatcgaggccagctattttttcgtcctcctaacgtagtcaacactgctggctgctagctgctagctagtcaacaccgctagctagccaatcGCTACCGACTagtagcactgtagaaactattacattacaacggaacgacttgattagtgtagtgttagttagctagctacatagctgtctttgtcatagcttgataattgtgtagtttagtaatagctaggttagctagccagctatttccgtcccccgcgacgccattgttccatacccagccaactattaccgacgagcagcattgtagaaactaaatacgttacaaaggaacgtcttgattagtgttatgttatgttagctagctacaaagttgcttttgtataatagccaacctctaccgactagcagcactgtagaaactattacattacaacggaacgacttgattagtgtagtgttagtgttagttagctagctacatagttggcTTTGCTGTCtatgtatctaagataattgtgtagtttagagtaattatcgaggctagctagccagccgcgacgcgacgccttgtcctgactccagacttagtcaacacacctagtcatcaaacacactgctagctagtgggtttgctagctagccaaccgttaccgactagcagcgctgtagatactattacattacaacggaacgatttgactagtgcagtgttagctagctagctacatagttgtctttgtcatagcttgataattgtgtagtttagtaactatcgaggttagctagccagctatttccgtcccccgcgacgccattgttcgatacctagccaactattaccgacgagcagcattgtagaaactaaatacattacaaaggaacgtcttgattagtgttatgttagctagctacaaaattgcttttgtataatagccaacctctaccgactagcagcactgtagaaactatcacATTACATCGGAACGACTTGATCAGTGTAGTGTtagtaggagcagtatagacctagtctgttcattatatgttcattatatacatctacatgatgtattgttacaccatgtaggagcagtatagaccaagtctgttcattatatacatctacatggtgtattgttacaccatgtaggagcagtatagacctagtctgttcattatatacatctacatgatgtattgttacaccatgtaggagcagtatagacctagtctgttcattatatacatctacatgatgtattgttacaccatgtaggagcagtatagacctagtctgttcattatatacatctacatgatgtattgttacaccatgtaggagcagtatagacctaggctgttcattatatacatctacattatatattgttacaccatgtaggagcagtatagacctagtctgttcattatataaatctacgtgatgtattgttacaccatgtaggagcagtatagacctagtctgttcattatatacatctacatgatgtattgttacaccatgtaggagcagtatagacctagtctgttcattatatacatctacatgatgtattgttacaccatgtaggagcagtatagacctacagtagctggctacttatttatatgttgtttgactgaatgaaactgccttaaatgtgctgtagtgaaaaaattttattctcactaatcaatcaccacatcactgtctttgtatgtctcaatataatagtattatttaattaaatccatgtaaaataatctttgtctgaaaataaaatgtgatcctcaactgcgtttccctccagtcagcagacggcgatgtgcgtctttcaggcgatgctgcagcgtgacgtataatctagtggacggttcttcataaacagctcgtcaaccacctcggtagcttgctagccgacatagccgaaagattcaagctatttatacgctttcggtctatattagctactgtgttttagacacacttctgtcgtatctacttgttaacctatttaatttaatattacgttattttttattagtcagctatagtatctggctggttaagttagcattagcctagtcgctaatgatagctagctagctaacatccccgaacatgagctccctaaactactcccctcctgttaaagacgaggaggtctgctggacggagaaagaagctctggggctgaacgttgtcgtgaaagaggagaaggaagaggaggatgttacagtaaaacaagaaggagagggtgaggctgttacagtgaaagaagaagagaaagacgttatagttaaacaagaggaagaagaggatgatgctgtttttggagtgaagaaggaaggagagattactgtcacattgatgatgaagaggaggagacaggagatctgattaacaccagtaagtaccgccttcaattagtttttaactttggatattcggagttggctcgtcaatacctcttcaacggagggccctgggatgatgactgatatgtctagaatcagacgacgtagagaacaagctaccccttgttttctccgttccgtttccaaaaagtgacttaacatatatatttgaggagggtctatctgctgaccgcagactggggggccacggcatgtagtgattttaatgtagtgatgttttactacacaccgtgacccccaatagagccatgtgagagttgggttggctacaccaaagattatggatatactgacaagatgtctctccgtcctaacaaggggagtcgttgtccacaaagctgcactgtgggttgtctatctcccacctatcctgtctttggattggtggatacatcttattattgtaatctattgtttatattctatgagggttgttgacgtcaaccgcctgtattcaatgaagagagatgctaagctactagcatgaatatgcatagcgatctggagacaactcctatagtgttttatcaaagttgtcggtatgtcacgtgtccacataacaacttaatcattacgaaacttctgttggatcaagtaaacctcatgtagcaaataagccattcattttgttgttgaccaaattcaacactttccacattgggttgataattgtttccacttagatacaacctactgtaacctactggcatgacctagagagttacaacctactgtaacctactggcatgacctagagagttacaacctactgtaacctactggcatgacctagagagatacaacctgctgtaacctactggcatgacctagagagttacaacctactgtaacctactggcatgacctagagagatacaacctactgtaacctactgacatgacctagagagatacaacctactgtaacctactgacatgacctagagagttacaacctactgtaacctactggcatgacctagagagttacaacctactgtagcttactggcatgacctagagagttacaacctactgtagtctactggcatgacctagagatttacaacctactgtaacctactggcatgacctagagagatacaacctactgtagcctactgacatgacctagagagatacaacctactgtagcctactggctggcatgacctagagagatacaacctactgtagcctactggcatgacctagagagatacaacctactggcatgacctagagagttacaacctactgtaacctactggcatgacctagagagttacaacctactgtaacctactggcatgacctagagagttacaacctactgtaacctactggcatgacctagagagatacaacctgctgtaacctactggcatgacctagagagttacaacctactgtaacctactggcatgacctagagagatacaacctactgtaacctactgacatgacctagagagatacaacctactgtaacctactgacatgacctagagagttacaacctactgtaacctactggcatgacctagagagttacaacctactgtagcttactggcatgacctagagttacaacctactgtagtctactggcatgacctagagatttacaacctactgtaacctactggcatgacctagagagatacaacctactgtagcctactgacatgacctagagagatacaacctactgtagcctactggctggcatgacctagagagatacaacctactgtagcctactggcatgacctagagagatacaacctactggcatgacctagagagttacaacctactgtaacctactggcatgacctagagagttacaacctactgtaacctactggcatgacctagagagttacaacctactgtaacctactggcatgacctagagagatacaaccactggtaaactttttttcacacttttatggggtattgtgatgtctttgtgaggtattgtctGAAATGCAGGGTGTGAATGCATGTTGTTGTATGTTCTAGGGCTGTCCCAGATAttttaaaaaaattgtattttctttcaaccaattgattggttgaaatgttatgacgtgtatttttcatagacacaccccatgtgtttaataaaatcaactgtatgtgtggaacttgaactgatgcttcaagcgtttgattaaataattaacacacacaaattacttgaggaagccagaggtcaatataaccagaagaaaataaccaattccccacctgctgctggccttcgttaattctgacgttatgctcctgaagtttccggtaaaataggcaaacattttccatttccgtttgaagtaccaatttatctgaccatttctaccgatctgcgtgccagttatgaacgagttacaacacctgtttggcccctcCCCTTCCTGGGTCAGTGAAGTGAGGTTTTACATTTAAGAAACAAATCCAagcctcacgctcatcacctgtggaacgcggggcttccagcgaggcgtggatttaatagtatgttgtacctagtttccctccttcagggaacagtagttatagtcataacatgtggatttaa
This genomic window from Salmo trutta unplaced genomic scaffold, fSalTru1.1, whole genome shotgun sequence contains:
- the LOC115184044 gene encoding coiled-coil domain-containing protein 97-like → MPFTDAELFKNCMVTVLEELATDKSMDSIIASVKQVPQSASTAGLRVCALADDVHRIVLEGLSQAEHFPLAIDERPLTSTLLPQAHLKRQHLSAFCHLISDPRAQYYCREVRRRAAGRSNRTRVLNQRYAALRELQREGQYFSEDQMRSREPLLYEQYIGQYLTEEQLLHRSLEAMQGGAGEERGPGGAEGGLAHLLLNSYQERLIQSRMQEEQDREENALEEDEEGEEEAGGLGAEGYEPTPQEKALLRDEFITLMYQRFLDGHDKDFNYNEVDGNPDYDNLDIVNRDAEEKYFDDDDEEE